Proteins encoded together in one Miscanthus floridulus cultivar M001 chromosome 16, ASM1932011v1, whole genome shotgun sequence window:
- the LOC136512778 gene encoding 5-amino-6-(5-phospho-D-ribitylamino)uracil phosphatase, chloroplastic-like, translating into MESCSFRAATAPSPFRSAPSSSSSPRAPCPILRFPRPRKGRQIGVRRRASGFDAFPPLPGKVFVDEAIGAEYGEGFETFRMDGPLKVDVDYLNEKLQECFLQRIRHAMKPDEAFGLIFSWDNVIADTDSLKLNAWRQLALEEGKDIPSAAHVRKNILHGAADHVLRKVLYWAKEEDKMEKLKARLIELYYENLFKLDTPVEGLREWLDAVQTAGIPCAVASSLDRRCMIEALDRMALSKYFKAIVTDEDDMESIANRFLSAAMKLDRKPSKCVVFEDDPRGITAAHNCTMMAVALIGAHPAYELVQADLAIAKYSELSVINLRRLFAHKGISFMDLQKQIIEKSPPKRRLTVDTIF; encoded by the exons ATGGAGTCCTGTAGCTTCCGCGCCGCAACAGCGCCTTCTCCCTTCCGCTCCGCGCCCTCCTCATCTTCATCCCCGCGCGCCCCATGCCCCATACTCCGATTTCCC AGACCAAGAAAAGGGAGGCAGATTGGGGTGCGGAGGAGGGCGTCCGGATTTGATGCCTTCCCGCCCCTCCCCGGCAAGGTCTTCGTCGATGAG GCAATCGGAGCGGAATACGGGGAGGGCTTCGAAACATTTCGGATGGATGGACCACTCAAGGTTGATGTG GATTATCTGAATGAAAAATTGCAAGAATGCTTCCTTCAAAGGATAAGGCATGCTATGAAGCCGGATGAGGCGTTTGGTCTAATTTTTTCGTGGGACAATGTTATT GCTGATACAGACTCGCTAAAGTTGAATGCTTGGAGACAGCTTGCTCTGGAGGAAG GTAAGGATATCCCAAGTGCTGCTCATGTCCGGAAGAACATTCTTCATGGTGCTGCTGACCATGTTCTTAGAAAG GTTTTGTACTGGGCAAAAGAGGAAGATAAAATGGAAAAATTGAAGGCACGCCTTATAGAGTTGTACTATGAGAACCTGTTCAAA CTCGATACACCTGTAGAAGGATTGAGAGAATGGCTGGATGCTGTTCAGACAGCAGGGATACCTTGTGCTGTCGCATCATCCCTTGACAGGAGATGCATGATCGAAGCTTTGGATCGGATGGCACTAAGCAAATATTTCAAG GCGATTGTGACTGACGAAGATGATATGGAGTCGATAGCAAATAGGTTTCTGTCAGCTGCTATGAAG TTGGATCGTAAACCCTCAAAGTGTGTGGTGTTCGAGGACGATCCAAGGGGCATCACAGCGGCCCACAACTGTACTATGATGGCAGTTGCATTGATTGGTGCTCATCCAGC GTATGAGTTAGTACAGGCCGACCTTGCCATTGCAAAGTACAGCGAGCTCTCAGTGATCAACCTCAGAAGATTGTTTGCGCACAAGGGAATCAGCTTCATGGACTTGCAGAAGCAGATAATCGAGAAGTCACCTCCCAAGCGGAGGCTGACAGTAGACACCATTTTCTGA